GTCGCTGAAGGGGACGAGTTTAAAGGTTCAGACACTTGCTCCAAGTGTATATTGCCTAGACCCGGAAGCACCTAAGGCTGAAAGAAATCTTAGTCTTGTTAAAGATGGTGTTGCACCACTTTCGAGACCTGCTATTAGACCAATTTCAAGTCTACCTTCGATACCTAAACCTATTCGTATGCTAATAGTTGATGATAGTTCTTCTGTTGTAAAACTACTAACTAAGATATTTGAAAAAGATGAGGACTTCGAAGTTGTTGGAAGTGCGGCCAATGGTGTTGAGGCCCAGGAGTTCCTAAAAACTAATAGAGTCGATGCGATGACTCTTGATATTCATATGCCAGAAATGGATGGAGTTGAGTATCTGAAAAAGAATTATCGTATGGGACATCCAAATGTAATTGTCGTATCAAGTGCTAGCCGTGAGGATACACGTTATGCTCAAGAAACTCTTAATAATGGAGCATGTGACTTTGTTGAAAAACCAGCTCTAAATAACTTAACTGAAAGAGCAGAAGAGATTAAGAATAAGGTGAAAATGTCTTTCTTAAATGCAGGACCTGCTGTTACAAAAATTGATCGCTCATTCCAGAAAAGTTTTGATATCAAGAATCCAGATACAAAGGCACGTTTCTTTGTTGGAAGCTTTAGTGATAAAAAGAAAATCGTTGCAACACTTGATGAGTTAAGAGGTAATCAACCTCCAACATTCTTATTCTTTGAAGGGAACGGAAACTTCCTTGAAATGATTAGTGAGGAATTTAAGTCTGTTCCAAATATTGAAGTTTTCTCTCAAATGACGACAGTTGTGAACAATGCTGTCTATATTTGTGATTTCAAGTCACACTTTGCTTCTGTAAACGCGAAAACTTCTTCACGAAAGAAGAGCTTATCAGTTTTTGGAATAGTATCAAAACAAGTTGAAAACTCATTTTTTGATTTAAAGAATACTCAAATCCTGATCGAAGATACTGAAAGTATCAATGCTAGTGTTAAGGAAGTAGCTTCAGATATCTTTCCATGGACTAGTTTTGCTCACCTTGGAATAGAGTACCTTGCGGATGATGAATAGTTAAATTATCTATAATCAGTCTCTCTTCATACTTTTTGAAGAGAGATTGAACTTTGTTATTGGAATTCTCGTGGAAAATTCTTTTAGTGCTTTCTTATTTTTGTGTTTTATCTTAACCATTACTCCTGGTTCAGATACAGCCTTAGTTTTGAAAAGTTCAATAAGTGGTAATCGTAAGAATATAATGGCCACTATTTTAGGGATCTGTTCAGGTCTTTTTATTCACGCAGTGATGTCTTCACTGGGACTCTCTGCAATCTTGCAACAATCTGCTGAGCTATTTCACTTTGTGAAAATGATTGGAGCTGCTTATCTCATATACTTAGGTGTGCGTGCATTATATGAAGCATGGTTTAGTGGTAGTAAAACGAACCTCTTTCTCGTTTCGAAAAATGAAAGAAAACAGGTCTCTGTCTCTAGTGAGTTTCGTAGAGGTCTTTTAACGAATATCTTAAATCCAAAAGTTGCAATTTTTTACTTAACTTTCTTACCTCAATTTATTGATATTAATTCTAATCCACTAGTTCAATCAATTGGCCTGTCGTTAGTTCATATTGCCTTAAATTTAATCTGGCTCTTTCTATTTGGATACTTTGTTACTTTCTTTAAGGCACAGTTTGAAAAGGGAAGAACTAAGCGTGTTGTTGAAACACTTAGTGGTTCAGCATTCTTATTCTTTGGTCTCGCTCTAGCAAAAAGTAAAGATTAGCCCTTGGATTTTCTGAACATTCTATCTTGTTCTTGTGCTAGTATTTTTCCTTGATATGTTTCATAGGCTTCTTTTAATAGTTCTCCTGCTCTTGTATTAGAAACTGGTAGAAACTCTAGATAGCACTCACCAACGGAGAGAAAGTTGTGTGGAGTTTCAAGTACAAGAATATCATCTACCAGATTTATAATCTCACTCCAAGATTCTCTAGAACATACAGGTGTTACAACTTCAATTTTATTTGGTGTTTGCTGTTTGATTAATTTGATTGCGGCCTTAACTGTTGCACCTGTTGCGATCCCGTCATCAACAATAAGAATATCTCGACCTGCTAAATTAATTGGCTCTCTCCTTCTTCGTAAAATTTTCGCCTGCTCCAGGGCCTCTCGTCTCTTTTCATTTGTTAATCGACGTAATTGAAGTTCATTAACTCCGAAGTGACTTATTAAATCTCTATTATAGTATGTGTCTCCAGTTTCGGTGACAGCGCCAATAGCTAATTCACTGTTTCTAGGTGCACCAATCTTTTTTACACAAAATACATCAAGAGGAAGACGGTGCCTCATTGCTATTTCGTACGCTACAGGAACACCTCCTCTAGGAAGAGCAATAACTACAGCGTTATTTTTTTCGCGTATCTTATCCTTGAATTCCTCGGCCAATAATGCACCGGCTTCCTTTCGGTTTTTAAACATCTTCGCTTCCTATTACGCAATTTTAACTTGTCGTGTTTCGTCAATTGGACATTGAATTGCCGATTCTTTTTCTATCTCTAATTTAACAATTTGTGAAAGGTCATGGATTTCATTACCAAGTCTTTGAATAATATCGTCCGAAGAAATGATTCCTACTATTTGATCTCTACTGTTTACAACTGGTATGC
This sequence is a window from Halobacteriovorax sp. DA5. Protein-coding genes within it:
- a CDS encoding LysE family translocator, with protein sequence MENSFSAFLFLCFILTITPGSDTALVLKSSISGNRKNIMATILGICSGLFIHAVMSSLGLSAILQQSAELFHFVKMIGAAYLIYLGVRALYEAWFSGSKTNLFLVSKNERKQVSVSSEFRRGLLTNILNPKVAIFYLTFLPQFIDINSNPLVQSIGLSLVHIALNLIWLFLFGYFVTFFKAQFEKGRTKRVVETLSGSAFLFFGLALAKSKD
- a CDS encoding CheR family methyltransferase; translation: MNQAFKKGIEWDIISLANYVSEIVSKESGNILGPAQQSMVTSRLKKRMMTLGCSTPEDYYSYLTKNYAKESSHLISMLTTHHTYFFREFSHFEYLLKNLDSIVANAKKRGDSTIRILSAACSRGQEVYSLGMFFHHHLKNYPGMRFEIVGTDIDPESVKIAKNGVYRYREIKSIPTVYLTGNWMRGSGEISKFAKVNANIKDNCQFGVMNLLAPEKFLGSKKFDIIFCRNVFIYFDQKSIENIVMNFKKYLHKDALFVTGISESLKGTSLKVQTLAPSVYCLDPEAPKAERNLSLVKDGVAPLSRPAIRPISSLPSIPKPIRMLIVDDSSSVVKLLTKIFEKDEDFEVVGSAANGVEAQEFLKTNRVDAMTLDIHMPEMDGVEYLKKNYRMGHPNVIVVSSASREDTRYAQETLNNGACDFVEKPALNNLTERAEEIKNKVKMSFLNAGPAVTKIDRSFQKSFDIKNPDTKARFFVGSFSDKKKIVATLDELRGNQPPTFLFFEGNGNFLEMISEEFKSVPNIEVFSQMTTVVNNAVYICDFKSHFASVNAKTSSRKKSLSVFGIVSKQVENSFFDLKNTQILIEDTESINASVKEVASDIFPWTSFAHLGIEYLADDE
- a CDS encoding phosphoribosyltransferase, which codes for MFKNRKEAGALLAEEFKDKIREKNNAVVIALPRGGVPVAYEIAMRHRLPLDVFCVKKIGAPRNSELAIGAVTETGDTYYNRDLISHFGVNELQLRRLTNEKRREALEQAKILRRRREPINLAGRDILIVDDGIATGATVKAAIKLIKQQTPNKIEVVTPVCSRESWSEIINLVDDILVLETPHNFLSVGECYLEFLPVSNTRAGELLKEAYETYQGKILAQEQDRMFRKSKG